A genomic region of Rhodanobacter sp. contains the following coding sequences:
- a CDS encoding aldehyde dehydrogenase family protein: protein MTRLEQQHLPVQVPFKQRYGNYIGGRWVAPAGGRYFENITPITGHPFCEIPRSDKDDVEAALDAAHAAKEAWGKTAVAERANILNRIADRMEQNLDLLAHAETWDNGKPIRETRAADIPLAIDHFRYFAGCIRAQEGSIGEIDHDTVAYQFHEPLGVVGQIIPWNFPLLMAAWKLAPALAAGNCVVLKPAEQTPASILVWAELVGDLLPPGVLNIVNGFGLEAGKPLASSNRIAKIAFTGETTTGRLIMQYASQNLIPVTLELGGKSPNIFFADVMEKDDDFFDKALEGFALFALNQGEVCTCPSRALVQESIYEKFIERAVKRVQAIKQGNPLDPSTMIGAQASSEQLEKILSYIDIGRQEGAKVLTGGGRAVLTGELKEGYYVQPTVFAGNNTMRIFQEEIFGPVVSVTTFKDEDEALAIANDTLYGLGAGVWSRDANICYRMGRGIQAGRVWTNCYHAYPAHAAFGGYKQSGIGRETHRMMLDHYQQTKNLLVSYSPKALGFF from the coding sequence ATGACCCGACTCGAGCAGCAGCATCTTCCGGTGCAAGTTCCCTTCAAGCAGCGTTACGGCAATTACATCGGCGGCCGCTGGGTAGCGCCGGCCGGTGGCAGGTATTTCGAGAACATCACCCCCATCACCGGCCACCCGTTCTGTGAAATCCCGCGTTCGGACAAGGACGACGTCGAGGCGGCGCTCGATGCCGCACATGCCGCCAAGGAGGCCTGGGGCAAGACGGCGGTCGCCGAGCGCGCGAACATCCTCAACCGCATCGCCGATCGCATGGAGCAGAACCTCGACCTGCTCGCACACGCCGAGACCTGGGACAACGGCAAGCCGATCCGCGAAACCCGCGCGGCCGATATCCCGCTGGCGATTGACCACTTCCGTTACTTCGCCGGTTGCATCCGCGCGCAGGAAGGATCGATCGGCGAGATCGACCACGACACCGTGGCCTACCAGTTCCACGAACCGCTGGGTGTGGTCGGACAGATCATTCCGTGGAACTTCCCGTTGTTGATGGCTGCGTGGAAGCTGGCTCCGGCATTGGCCGCCGGCAACTGCGTGGTGCTGAAGCCGGCGGAACAGACACCGGCCTCGATCCTGGTGTGGGCTGAACTCGTCGGCGACCTGCTGCCGCCCGGCGTGCTCAACATCGTCAACGGCTTCGGACTGGAAGCCGGCAAGCCGCTCGCTTCCAGCAATCGCATCGCCAAGATCGCCTTCACCGGCGAGACCACCACTGGCCGGCTGATCATGCAATACGCCAGCCAGAACCTGATTCCGGTGACGCTGGAGCTGGGCGGCAAGTCGCCGAACATCTTCTTCGCCGACGTGATGGAAAAGGACGATGACTTTTTCGACAAGGCGCTGGAAGGCTTCGCGCTGTTCGCGCTGAACCAGGGCGAGGTGTGCACCTGCCCGAGCCGTGCGCTGGTGCAGGAGTCGATCTACGAGAAGTTCATCGAGCGAGCGGTCAAGCGCGTGCAGGCGATCAAGCAGGGGAATCCGCTCGATCCTTCGACCATGATCGGAGCACAGGCATCCAGCGAACAGCTGGAGAAGATTCTCTCCTACATCGACATCGGCCGGCAGGAGGGCGCCAAGGTGCTGACCGGCGGCGGGCGCGCAGTGCTAACGGGCGAATTGAAGGAGGGCTATTACGTTCAGCCCACCGTGTTCGCTGGCAACAACACGATGCGCATCTTCCAGGAAGAGATCTTCGGCCCGGTGGTATCGGTGACCACGTTCAAGGACGAGGACGAAGCCCTGGCGATCGCCAACGACACGCTGTACGGCCTTGGGGCCGGCGTGTGGAGCCGCGATGCCAACATCTGCTACCGCATGGGCCGCGGTATCCAGGCCGGCCGCGTGTGGACCAACTGCTACCACGCCTACCCGGCGCATGCCGCGTTCGGTGGCTACAAGCAGTCCGGCATCGGCCGCGAGACGCACCGGATGATGCTGGACCACTACCAGCAGACCAAGAACCTGTTGGTCAGCTACTCACCCAAGGCGCTCGGCTTTTTCTGA
- a CDS encoding TonB-dependent receptor: MPLPGLAQADQPVQQLGEIVVVGVTPLPALNMPLSQVPWNVQVAQAGDIGQVHGQSLTELLQRDFQGINITQSQGNPWQGNLYFHGFTLSPLLGSPSGMSIYLDGVRQNEPFAETMNWDAVPDFAIRNVALIPSSNPLYGLNTLGGALVMTTKSGFTDPGGSFDVSGGSWGRIQADADFGAHTGNFGFYVGVGSDYESGWRDHTSSRVQQGFVRLDWRPDQATSLTLTYTGSHSTLFGTQTIPVEWAETPAAAFTWPDYFIDNLGQFALRGTRNLGAGWSLQASAYLRISQSLSFNSNTNDYGSYDPSNDDPLGYAANGPFDAGSVGQYHYAGLAPAYDPQHPAATINNVPASNVLGNVHTRGHGGSMQAVNEGEWGSHANRFTVGLSLDAGTSRFTQYGQPAYFPHDTAQRGDTIGLQPFVLDPMTAAETATRSYGVYFLDALALGDGVHVTAGGRYDHSRIVVNDLSGTNPAIDGSNGFRRFNPSLGLTWDVSRHISVYLNYDEGMRTPTPIELECANPSAPCALPNDFTGDPPLKPVVAHTLSGGLRGSFEHGRLHWNISPYYSRVTQDILTIYSGGSSQGYFANVPKTVRKGADLGLGGRLGRFEWQANYSLVSATYGASFEEQSGDNSRGSDDGAIHVRRGNRVPGVPRQMATLAGEYHFASQWSFGGNLRAYSNQYAVGDENNQDAHGPLPGYALLDLDVHWQPLPRLTLFTQLQNVFDRRYLISGQLGDNVFDTPGRLIDISGPGTSTLFVAPGAPRALFAGLQYDFGPDRD, encoded by the coding sequence ATGCCGTTGCCCGGGCTGGCGCAGGCCGACCAGCCGGTACAACAGCTCGGCGAAATCGTGGTGGTTGGCGTGACGCCGCTGCCGGCGTTGAACATGCCGTTGTCGCAGGTGCCGTGGAATGTGCAGGTCGCACAGGCCGGCGACATTGGGCAGGTGCATGGCCAATCGTTGACCGAGCTGCTGCAGCGGGATTTCCAGGGCATCAACATCACCCAGTCGCAAGGCAATCCGTGGCAGGGCAACCTGTATTTCCACGGCTTCACGCTGTCGCCTCTGCTGGGCTCGCCTTCGGGCATGTCGATCTATTTGGACGGCGTGCGGCAAAACGAGCCGTTCGCCGAAACGATGAACTGGGACGCGGTTCCGGACTTTGCGATCCGCAACGTCGCACTGATCCCCAGCTCCAATCCGCTGTATGGCCTCAATACGCTCGGCGGTGCGTTGGTGATGACCACCAAGAGCGGGTTCACCGACCCGGGTGGCTCGTTCGATGTGTCGGGCGGCTCCTGGGGGCGCATCCAGGCCGACGCCGATTTCGGCGCACACACGGGCAACTTCGGTTTCTATGTCGGCGTTGGCAGCGATTACGAGAGCGGCTGGCGCGATCACACCTCCAGTCGCGTGCAGCAGGGTTTCGTGCGGCTGGACTGGCGTCCCGATCAGGCAACCTCGCTCACGCTCACCTACACCGGTTCGCACAGCACGCTGTTCGGCACCCAGACCATTCCAGTCGAATGGGCGGAGACGCCCGCGGCCGCGTTTACCTGGCCGGACTACTTCATCGACAACCTCGGCCAGTTCGCCTTGCGCGGCACGCGCAACCTGGGCGCGGGCTGGTCGCTGCAGGCATCCGCCTACCTGCGCATATCGCAAAGCCTGAGCTTCAACAGCAATACCAACGATTACGGCAGCTACGACCCGAGCAATGACGATCCGCTCGGTTATGCCGCCAACGGGCCGTTCGATGCGGGTTCCGTCGGGCAGTACCACTACGCCGGGCTGGCGCCGGCCTACGACCCGCAGCATCCCGCCGCGACGATCAACAACGTGCCGGCGTCGAACGTGCTGGGCAACGTGCATACCCGCGGCCATGGCGGTTCGATGCAAGCGGTCAACGAAGGCGAATGGGGCAGTCACGCCAACCGTTTCACGGTCGGTCTGAGCCTGGACGCTGGAACCAGCCGTTTCACCCAGTACGGCCAGCCGGCCTATTTCCCGCATGACACCGCGCAGCGCGGCGACACCATCGGCCTGCAGCCCTTCGTGCTGGACCCCATGACCGCAGCGGAGACCGCCACGCGCAGTTATGGCGTGTACTTTCTCGACGCGTTGGCGTTGGGCGACGGCGTGCACGTCACCGCCGGCGGCCGCTACGACCACAGCCGCATCGTCGTGAACGATCTTTCCGGCACCAATCCGGCGATCGATGGGAGCAACGGCTTTCGCCGCTTCAATCCCAGCCTGGGCCTGACCTGGGACGTGTCGCGCCATATCAGTGTCTATCTCAACTACGACGAGGGCATGCGCACACCGACGCCCATCGAGCTGGAATGCGCGAATCCGAGCGCGCCATGCGCGCTGCCGAATGACTTCACGGGCGATCCGCCGCTCAAGCCGGTGGTGGCGCACACGCTGAGCGGCGGCCTGCGCGGCAGCTTCGAGCATGGCCGGCTGCATTGGAACATCTCGCCGTACTACAGCCGCGTCACCCAAGACATCCTCACCATTTACAGCGGCGGGAGTTCGCAGGGCTATTTCGCCAACGTGCCGAAGACGGTGCGCAAGGGTGCCGATCTCGGTCTCGGCGGCCGGCTTGGCCGCTTCGAATGGCAGGCCAACTACAGCTTGGTCAGCGCCACCTACGGCGCGTCCTTCGAGGAACAGAGTGGCGACAACTCCCGCGGCAGCGACGATGGCGCGATCCATGTGCGCCGCGGCAACCGCGTGCCGGGCGTTCCGCGGCAAATGGCCACGCTGGCGGGCGAATACCACTTCGCCTCGCAGTGGTCGTTCGGCGGCAACCTTCGCGCTTATTCGAACCAGTACGCGGTGGGCGACGAGAACAACCAGGACGCGCACGGACCGCTGCCCGGCTATGCATTGCTCGATCTCGACGTGCACTGGCAGCCGCTGCCGCGGCTGACGTTGTTCACGCAACTGCAGAACGTGTTCGACCGGCGCTACCTCATCAGCGGCCAGCTCGGCGACAACGTGTTCGATACGCCTGGCCGGTTGATCGACATCAGCGGGCCGGGCACCTCGACCCTGTTCGTGGCGCCGGGTGCGCCGCGCGCCTTGTTCGCCGGACTCCAGTACGACTTCGGCCCGGATCGCGATTGA
- a CDS encoding sigma-54-dependent Fis family transcriptional regulator — protein MPLSSRQAISTARQRFFETGASPRGLVGETILASWRRCRAIGLAPEQRLHIEPPEQPSLRELRDRNELLLRSCRPELELLYSDARTSNSIVILAAPDSTIVEASGSTHFLDKAARVALRPGVSWREELIGTNAIGTALHERRPVEVRGGEHYFGDHRVLSCSASPILDGRGNPVGLLDISGESSVHQAHAMGIVQLAVDQIERRLLEREAIGRDVIRLHHDGALLDTSREGILVFEDQRLVAANRHAIQMLGLDWSELGRRRYHDLFESARPPSHLVVPLRGRGGEIFQAKRQASESPRIVVPGTLPPHKPAPPSSPAIFFSAAQETQLVRGARLLDADIPVLLQGETGTGKEVWARELHRRSNRADRAFVTINCAALPESLIEAELFGYQSGAFTGARRNGAPGLLREADGGVLFLDEIGDMPVTLQSRLLRVLQEREVLPLGSSRPVKVDFAVIAATLRPLDAEVAAGRFRADLYYRIAQSSITLPPLRERDDCLALITWAWQRLGAETLGVTLAPEAIELLSGYHWPGNIRQLSGTLKSLLTLAEPGTEVRPDELPEFLRQPRLADFARHPGHPPQVPQLQAVARETMQTALDACSGNVSEAARRLGVSRSTLYRHLR, from the coding sequence ATGCCACTCTCTTCTCGTCAGGCCATCAGCACCGCCCGCCAGCGTTTCTTCGAGACGGGAGCAAGCCCGCGCGGTTTGGTGGGCGAGACCATCCTCGCTTCGTGGCGACGCTGCCGTGCCATCGGCCTTGCGCCCGAACAGCGCCTGCATATCGAACCGCCCGAGCAGCCTTCGCTGCGCGAGTTGCGCGATCGCAACGAGTTGCTGCTCCGCTCGTGCCGTCCGGAATTGGAACTGCTCTATTCGGACGCCCGTACCAGCAACAGCATCGTCATCCTCGCCGCACCTGACAGCACCATCGTCGAAGCCAGCGGCAGCACCCACTTTCTCGACAAGGCCGCGCGCGTGGCCTTGCGCCCTGGCGTGAGTTGGCGTGAAGAACTCATCGGCACCAATGCCATCGGCACCGCCCTGCACGAGCGGCGACCAGTCGAAGTGCGCGGCGGCGAACATTATTTCGGCGACCATCGCGTGCTCAGCTGTTCGGCATCGCCGATCCTGGACGGCCGCGGCAATCCGGTGGGACTGCTCGACATTTCCGGCGAATCGAGCGTGCATCAGGCACACGCGATGGGCATCGTGCAGCTCGCAGTCGACCAGATCGAACGGCGCTTGCTGGAACGCGAGGCCATCGGTCGCGACGTCATCCGCCTGCACCATGACGGCGCCCTGCTCGATACGTCGCGCGAAGGTATCCTTGTATTCGAGGATCAGCGGCTGGTAGCGGCGAACCGCCATGCCATCCAGATGCTCGGGTTGGATTGGAGCGAGTTGGGCCGGCGCCGGTACCACGACCTGTTCGAGTCCGCACGACCCCCGAGCCACCTTGTCGTTCCGCTGCGCGGTCGCGGTGGCGAGATTTTCCAGGCGAAGCGCCAAGCCAGCGAAAGTCCGCGCATCGTGGTGCCTGGGACACTGCCGCCGCACAAGCCGGCACCGCCCTCAAGTCCGGCAATCTTCTTCAGTGCCGCGCAGGAAACGCAGCTGGTCCGCGGCGCGCGACTGCTTGATGCCGACATCCCGGTACTGCTGCAGGGCGAAACCGGTACCGGCAAGGAGGTGTGGGCACGCGAACTGCACCGGCGCAGCAACCGTGCAGACCGTGCATTCGTCACCATCAACTGCGCCGCGCTGCCCGAAAGCCTGATCGAAGCCGAACTGTTCGGCTATCAGAGTGGCGCATTCACGGGCGCCCGCCGCAACGGTGCGCCGGGCCTGCTGCGCGAAGCCGACGGCGGCGTACTGTTCCTCGACGAAATCGGCGACATGCCGGTGACATTGCAGAGCCGGCTTCTGCGCGTGCTGCAGGAGCGCGAGGTGTTGCCCCTTGGGAGCAGCCGGCCGGTGAAGGTGGATTTCGCGGTAATCGCAGCGACATTGCGTCCGCTTGATGCGGAAGTCGCTGCCGGACGTTTCCGCGCCGACCTTTACTACCGCATCGCCCAATCCAGCATTACCTTGCCCCCGCTGCGCGAGCGCGACGATTGCCTCGCACTGATCACCTGGGCCTGGCAGCGATTGGGTGCCGAAACCTTGGGCGTCACGCTTGCACCCGAGGCTATCGAACTACTATCGGGCTACCATTGGCCGGGCAACATCCGGCAGCTGTCTGGCACGTTGAAATCGCTGCTGACGCTGGCCGAACCGGGTACCGAAGTGAGGCCCGACGAGCTGCCGGAATTCCTGCGCCAACCGCGCCTTGCCGACT